Below is a window of Synergistaceae bacterium DNA.
TCATTGGCGTAAATGAAAGCGTTGTTAGCACCTTTGAGCTTTCCGGGGGATTTCGGCGACAGTTTCACGAACGCGGCATCAATGGCAGGGACGAGAGACTCAATACGCGCCTTGAAGATGTCCCCCTGCCTGACCTCGTGAGAATCCTCTGTGAAGTCGATAAATATCTCGGCTAATTTCCCGTCCTCAAGCAATGCGATTCTTGACTGCTCAATCTCGCGAACGTCAGCCACAACTTTAACGCCCGTCATAATTTCACGCTCCCTGAATCATATTGCCCGACCGCGACTCGCACAGCGTTCACCTCATGCCACCCCGATATGACATTCTGCCCGATGAGATGACGAATGAGTCCGCCTATGGGATTCTGCGCGGGGTCTGAGACGATGATACGGAGCCAGCCGGAATCATTTTCCGCGAGAATGACCGAGTCCGCCCAGAAACTTGCGGCCATGCCGGAAATGTCAGCGTTATTCGTGGTACGGATGAGATATTCGGCGGCCTTGCAGAGTTTTCCGAGATTAGGCGAGCCTTCCGGGGGGAAAATTGCGCGTGAAATGGAAAAACCTTCCGGGAGAGCGTCATTCATGAGGGGGATAATATTTTCGGGAGCGTCAGAAAAATACATGTCAGCCGGCTCATTGAGGGCAACGACTCCTGCGGGAAGCTCCGGGCCGAATGAGATTTTCGGGCGGGGCGAGAAGCCCTGCGTCATTTCGAGGGAGAGTCCTGCGCGTGAGGCAGAGCGTGAGAACATCTGCGCCAGTGCTATATGAGGGACGAAACATGCCCCCCCGCGCTTTGAGTATATCAGGCGTATCCGTGTCATACATCGAGGCAGCTCCCGCCGATAAATTCGCGTATTACTGAGTTGTTCGGGATCCCGTCATTGTTCAGGGCAGGGACGAACCGCAGTATATTCAGCAATCGTAATGCCTCGCTGAACACGGACGAATTTTCGTCAACAGTGTGCAATAACGGCTCGACATACGGCTTCAGGACTCCAAGCTCATACGGCAATGACGAGTTGAAGATGGCATTTGCCCGGCTCCTGTAGGGGAATATATACTTTTTCGCCCCGCGTATTACTTTCGGGTAAACTTCAAGCGTAACCTGCGCCGATTTCCCCCGCGTCCTGTAATCGCGTATTATCCTGCGTAACAGCCGATTGTCGCTCGTGCTTGTCCTGTTGTGAGGGTCAATGCATATCCCCGTCAGAGGCGACACAAATATCCCGTAACGCCCGGCGGACGGTATCATGTCCAAAATCTGATCATTGAGGCCGTGAATGCCCTCCATTATGAGAACGTCAGAAGGCTTCAGCTTTATGACCTTCCCCGGCTCTTTCTTGCCTGTAATGAAATTGTAGACAGGTGTCGTAACTTCCTCCCCCGATAATATCCGCGTCAAATTATCCCCTAACAGTTCGAGGTCTAATGCGTCTAATCTCTCGTAGTCATATTCGCCGGTCTCATCTTTCGGGGAATCTTCGCGCTCCTTGAAATAGTTATCGAGGGGAAGTGTTACGGGAGTTTTTCCGCAAACCATCAACTGAACTTTGAGACGTTCGGAGAATGTAGTCTTTCCTGAACCTGAAGGGCCTGCGATTGTTACGACCTTCACTGGTCTTGAGGCTACATCTTCCGCGATATTTCCGAGTGTCTGAGAGTGGAAAGCCTCCGCGATTAATATTAATTCTTGAATGCGTCCCTCTGTTACGCGCTTGTGTAGCTTGTTC
It encodes the following:
- a CDS encoding TIGR03936 family radical SAM-associated protein, with the protein product MTRIRLIYSKRGGACFVPHIALAQMFSRSASRAGLSLEMTQGFSPRPKISFGPELPAGVVALNEPADMYFSDAPENIIPLMNDALPEGFSISRAIFPPEGSPNLGKLCKAAEYLIRTTNNADISGMAASFWADSVILAENDSGWLRIIVSDPAQNPIGGLIRHLIGQNVISGWHEVNAVRVAVGQYDSGSVKL
- a CDS encoding nucleoside kinase, whose product is MAFTVCVLTAAAKRDTYIASYIAGEAPVTGHDVMEEMITKHDMPQRRVIAWFVNNYTRPLDWVVDEDATVEFITSTSPTGQRIYKRTLGFVLIIACARVLGRKAVLRHSIADSHYWEFDDGPVTQSDVDRIKAEMSDIIRRDSAITREILTIDKARRVFQRQGEPEIAELFVRANLDPVEVYRCGDRYGYFCGGPLASSTGALRMFDVVLYEQGMLLRFPRPDAPDKMPELKLDPSMGKVFFDYAHWLQVLDLNYLNKLHKRVTEGRIQELILIAEAFHSQTLGNIAEDVASRPVKVVTIAGPSGSGKTTFSERLKVQLMVCGKTPVTLPLDNYFKEREDSPKDETGEYDYERLDALDLELLGDNLTRILSGEEVTTPVYNFITGKKEPGKVIKLKPSDVLIMEGIHGLNDQILDMIPSAGRYGIFVSPLTGICIDPHNRTSTSDNRLLRRIIRDYRTRGKSAQVTLEVYPKVIRGAKKYIFPYRSRANAIFNSSLPYELGVLKPYVEPLLHTVDENSSVFSEALRLLNILRFVPALNNDGIPNNSVIREFIGGSCLDV